The region TGAGCCAGCGAATGAGAGCCATCGGAGGAGCATTTTTACTCGTTTTTTTTGTGGTACGTTTGGGCATATCTAACACACGCATTTAGGTATTACATCGTGTGTTAGAAAGCATACCGCGTGGAGCTTGTTTGCGCCACACTGGGTTTGTAGTTATTTCGCTTGGGAGGTAGACACATGGACGCACTTCTATCAATTGACGAGGCCGCCCGTAGGCTTGGCGGTCTTAGCAAATACACCATTCACGCATGGCTGAGTTCCGGGAAGTTGAAGAGGACGAAGCTGGGGAGTCGCACGATGATTCGCGAGTCGGAGCTGGAGCGCATTGCGAACGAAGGCGAGGGCGGCAAATCCGCAGGGCGCGTCCGTGAGCAGGCGAGCGATGCCGCCTGAAGTCTTCCACGGCTTCCGCGCCGTCGCATAGGCCGACGGAATCACTTGTATCCAAACGTAAAAAACCCGGCGGTTGCTGCCGCCGGGCGCATTGCATGGGGTGTCTATGTCGAAGTTATCATCCGCCCAAATCAGGGACAAGGGCGCATCCGCGCTTGCAAGGAACAATTCTTTCCAGAATAAACGGGGAGAGTCGTTAGGCGGGAGTGATCCTGCTTTCCTAGTGAGTGGGATAGACCCGTACCGTTCACACCCGTATGCCGGTGATCTTGCACGCGAGAGATTACGACCGTTGGCTATCCAGAGAGCCGACAGAGCAACTCCCCTTGGACCTGCTTCGTCCGTTCGAATCTGAGGATATGGAAATGGCACCCGCGAACCCGCTGGTGGGGAACGTCAGGAATAATGGACCTGAGATGCTGAACAGCGCATAGTTGGTTTGGCGAAGAGGTCCGCGCGCGCGAGGAAATATGCGACGATTGGCGGGCGAATTTCTGGAGTCCATATGCGCGCACAGGTGAGCCGTTAGCGTCTGTGACTCACCATAACGCTCTCAGGTGTCACATTCTCTATAGACCGTACATAGCTTGAGACGCGCGCTCCACCTAATCCGCCGGGTTCCCGTGACTTGAGGGGGCCGGGGGTGACTCCACCCTCCCCCTTTCTCCGGGACTCCAGCATAAGGGGCGACCTGTTGAACCATGTTGACCTTTGTAGACATTTCTTACGCAGTACGCGCGCGCGAGGAATGGATACCGAAACAAACCGGCGCAAGTGAGTGCTTGCAGCGCCTGTCTCTGAGTGTTACATTTACTTCAACGTTGGTAGAAGCAAACGTAACGGAGCGCGGACAATGGCAAATGGCAAATTCATCTCCTACCTCAGAGTTTCAACAGCCCGCCAGGGTGCAAGCGGTTTGGGCTTGGAAGCGCAACGTGAGGCTGTGAGTCGTTACTTGAACGGAGGACGCTGGACACTAGTTCAAGAGGTGATGGAAGTTGAGAGTGGGAAGCGGAATGACCGCCCCGCGATTGCTGAGGCCCTGCGTCTCTGTCGCCTTCATAAGGCGACCTTAGTAATTGCTAAATTGGACCGTCTGGCACGCAACGTGCACTTTATCTCTTCACTCATGAAAACAGGGGTTGATTTCATCGCTTGTGACTTTCCCGAGGCCAACCGCCTCACCGTGCATATTTTGGCCGCTGTCGCCGAACACGAAGCCACCATGATTTCGGCTCGTACTAAGGCCGCGCTTGAAGTGGCAAAAGAGCGTGGGGTCACACTGGGCGGTATGAGGGGGAATCTGGGGCGAATGGCTTCAATGGCTTCTCATGGAACGCAAAGAAGTGCAATTGTGAGAGCAGACAGGGCCTCAAAGCGAAGCGCGGATCTGCTTCCCGTCATCAATGAATTGCAACGTGGAGGGTTACGGACCCTGCGGGAAATCGCCGAGGGCCTAAATTCAGCGGGTATATCGACCGCTCGCGGAGGGAAGTGGAGCGCCACCCAAGTCATGCGAGAATTGCGTTCTGAGGCGAACTGGCAAGACCACTCCCGCCAACCTCGATAAGCCCTGACAGACGGAGAACGCAGCGTGAGTTGGAAACCATTCGATTTTGGCGTGACCGAACTTCGGAGCCTTGACGGAGTTGTGGGCGAAGATAGCGGACTGATCCATAGCACTCGGCCTGAACGCGCGACGGGGTATGACGGCCTCAGTTATTTTGTGAAGGGGCCTGAGTTGGAGATAGTTTTCGCTGAACTCACCGGATGTATATTGGCAAATGCCGTTGAACTTCCTGTTCCCTGTGCGCGTGTGTGCAGTTTTCAAGGCAATCTGCTTGCGGGAACACGGAAAATCTCTCAAGTGCGCGCTGCGATTGACATGTTCATTTCTAGCCCTCGCCTAGTTACGAACCATGAAACTCTTTACGATGCGGCGGTGGTGGATGTCTGGTTAGCAAATTACGATAGAAACATGGGGAACATTGTCGGTACTCCGAATGGAGGCAGCAAGATCGATTTCGTTTTCATCGACTTTGAGAAATCCATAGTGTTGCGTCAGTATCCCAACATGCTCGCGGCACAGCGCGCACCAAGAGATTTCTGGCCCAGTGAAGATTTGGGCAGGCTGATGAGTGAGCGAAAGCCTTTATTTCCACCGCCAGGCATCATGAGTCGAATCCGGGGGATGAACGAAAACCGATGTCTAGAGATTTCCGCCGAAGTTGCAGATGCGCTTGGCGGCGTACCTTGGCACGAAGATACCGCATTTGTTCTCGCCGCACGGGCAGCCAACATTGAGAGATTGACGAGGGAAGTATGGGCATAGACACGATGCACGAAACTGCTGCTCAATACCGTCTCCTTTATATGCAACCCGATCCCGAAGTAGGGGAAAACATCTGCGTTGCAGTCATGTTCGGTGATGATTTATTGTTCGATCCAACTTTTTCAAAAGTGAAATGCCTCACCAGAGAATGGAGACCGGGTCTCCTTCGTTTGTATATGAATGAGATACGCATGACTCTATTGCGCGACACCTCTAATTTCGAAGTCTCCATCAAACGATTCGCCCCACTATTTAGCGCATCACGACCGCGATATCTAGCCACTCCCGTGGCCCCTGAAACGAAAGTTGCGTTATATCAGGCCTACGTCGCCAATCGAAGCACGCTAGATGCTGCCGCCCGGAGACGTGAATCTTTTGTAGAGCATGTGAACAGATTCGTCACCGCCCGAGAACTACCGCCTTCAACGGAAGTGATCGCAAATGCCACGGGCCGGGAGGTTCTCGGTCGCACAAAGGTCTCTGTCCGCCCCGTGGCACTTGCTTTGAAGGGATTGGCGCAGACCGTGTTGGTAGATGGTATCGACCTCAACCTTGACAGTGCAAAAATTGCAATTCAACAAGCGGGCCGCATTACCCACACTTTCTGGCAGTACAGGCTCTATGGAGCAGAGCAGAACAAAAACATTAAGCGCGTCGCCTTAGTCTTCAACGGAAATTCGCACAAGAAGGCAGATTTGAGAGATGCCCATGATTTCGCCTTTCAACAGTTCCAAACCGAATCCGACATCGTGATCGACGCAGCATCCGAAGATGCGGACCGGCAGGTGCAAGGCTTCTTGGAACATTATTTGGGTCGATAAGAATTCAGAACGCCATAGAGATGAGGGCTGCCATGCCCGGAAGGTTGCCAGAGGATAGGGCATCAAGTGCATAGTGAAACCGCACCCTTTTGCTATTAGGGCTAGAAGTTTTCTGCTTTCACTGTGGGAGGCGACCGGCGGGCCATGACTTGAAAGGGCAGAAGTCTCTAAGCCATAACAATTGCAACCCAAAGCACATCAGACGGCTCTCTAACTAGTCCGTTACAGTGCTGCTCTATGACCCAAAAGAAGCCGCAGAAATCTGACGATCCGGGAGTCGGGCGCATTTGACTTACTTTGTTCAACTGTATCTGAGGTCGTTGCTAAATCGGAGAACACTTATTTCCCCTAGGCTTGGCTCCCTACTTGGGGTCATTCCAACGCGCCAAGGACTGTTTTTTTTGAATATAAGCAGGATGCCGTGGTCCCCGAACCGAGAGATCAGATTAAGGCTTCCGTGGCCGGAGGTGGCTTTGCTGCTGATGGGACTAGGGAAACTCTGCACAAGTTCTGCGTCCGCGGCCTGATGGATTAATCTGATGGTTAGGGGTGGATGGCGATGAAGCAGCAGACGTTTGCGTCCCAGTCGATCTTTGAGAAGTATGGGCGGAAGTCTCGGCGGGAGCTGTTTTTGGATGAGATGGAAGTGGTTGTTCCGTGGCCCGAGTTACAGGCTCTGGTCGAACCGCACTACCCGAAGGCCGGCAACGGCCGTCGTCCTGTCGGGCTTGCGATCATGCTTCGGACGTACTTTATGCAACAGTGGTTCAACTTGTCCGACCCCGGCGTCGAAGAGGCGTTTTATGAGTCCTTCACGCTGCGGCGGTTCGCTGGTGTTGACCTGGGCGTGGCTCCGGCACCGGATGAAACGACAGTGCTGCGCTTCCGCCACCTGCTCGAAAAGCATGACCTTGGCGGTGCCATGCTCGACGCGGTGAACCTGCATCTGGCGGCCAGGGGCATCCGCATCGAGACCGGCACGATCGTGGATGCGACCATTATTCATGCGCCTTCTTCGACCAAGAACGAGAAGAAAGAGCGTGATCCGGCGATGCGTCAGACTCGTAAGGGCAAGCAGTGGTACTTCGGACTGAAGGCGCACATCGGCGTTGATGCAAAAGAAGGTCACGTGCATTCGGTGGCGACGTCTGCGGCCAACGTTTCAGACGTTCACATGCTGCCGGATTTGCTGCATGGCGACGAGCGAAAGGTGTGGGGCGACGGCGGCTATCAAGGCCAGACCAAGGCCATCCGGCAGGCCGCGCCCAAGGCCCAGGACATGACCTGCAAGCGAACCAGGTTCAAGAACTATGTCGATGAAGCGGCAAAGAAGAAGAATACGACGAAATCAAAAGTAAGAGCGAAAGTAGAACACGTCTTCCGTATCCTGAAGCGCGTCTTCGGCTTCGACAAGGTACGCTACAGAGGCATCGCCAAGAACCATCACCGGCTATGCGCCAACTTCGCCCTCATCAACCTCTACCTCCACCGCAAGCACCTGGCGGGAACCGCCGCCTAGCGCCGGGAGACGGGCTATGAGTCTTCGACTCCGCACAAACCCCAGCCAGAACAAGCAAAGCACGGCCCAACCGCAGAAAAACTTGGCCGCCGACTCAAGTCACACACCGACATCGTCAAATCGGCCGCCTGCGCAGAGGCTCCCTAGGTGCGCTCGCGACAATTCTGGTCTAATATACCCATATACAGCAGAGTAGGCTTTTTCAGGTTTGGGTTCCGCTGCATCGTCATGAGACCGCCGCTTTCGTCACATGCCTGACGTTCAGTTTAGGCATTACCCTGGCCTATTGGAAAAGACAGCAGCCCCTGACGTATGGCTTGGCAGAACTCCTATTCGGCATGACGTGCGCTTATGCCCTGACTAATCGACCTTTCAACGCTACTGCTTTATCTGTGAGCATCGGTCTCGGTTCTGCACTCTATGTGTGCTCAAGAGGAGCAGGAAACATCGGGGAGGCGTTCAAGGGTAACGGAGGGCAGGATCGCTTTGATCGAAAAATTGTTGGCTTTAGAGCCGGGAGGATGATCGACCATGCCAATAAGGCTTCTCAAACTGAAAATAAGTTCGTCAGAATTGCAGAGGCCTTTGAAATTCTCTGGATACTTCAATCCTCTGGATACAACCTCCGGTTGATTAAACTCCTAATCGCAAAGTTGACAGCACTAAGCGCCGTTGACCGTGTGTCAGCGAAATGATGGGAATTTTGTAGGGAGTGGCTGCTTAGATCAGCTTGTACTGGCCCATATTGTCTTAGAGAAAACCCGCTAAATGCAAGCAGATGATGCCTGAAGCAAGCGGTGGCAAGACCGCTCGGGGAGATTATGAGTCCGCTGCTCTAACCAATTGAGCTATAGGCCCGCCGAATCCCTATTCTACTTCGTCCCAGCCGACCCCGGCGTTACGTTCGCATCCTCCGGAGCGGAAGGATTCAGATGCCCCTCTTTATTCTCAGGCGTTTCCGATTTCACATCCGTCTTGCCCGGCCCCGCCGTTGAAGCATCGCCGTTATAGCCCGAAGGCTCCTTCGCCCCACCCGGTTGATCGTTCGCACTCATAACCCCAGCCTTTCCTGCATCCATCCAATCTGAGGCCGAATCCACCTCACCCGTTGCCTCACCAACTCTGGTTGGCATCTCAGACTTTGTAGACTACTTCAGTGTGGGTAGTCTGTTTGAGAGAGGTAATTTGATCGATCCCGAAAGCATTCTCGTCACCGGTGGCGCCGGATTCATCGGCTCCAACTTCGTTCTCGACTGGTTCGCCCAGCCCGCCCAGGCCACCCGCCTGATCAATCTCGACAAGCTCACCTACGCCGGCAACCCCGCCAATCTTGAATCCCTCCGCGGCAACCCCGGCTACACCTTCGTCCAGGGCGATATCAACGACGCCGCACTCGTCGCCAAGCTCTTTGCCGAGCACCAGCCCAAAGCCATCGTCCACTTCGCCGCTGAAAGCCACGTCGACCGTTCCATCGTCGGCCCGGAGGCCTTCCTCAAGACCAACATCGACGGCACCTTCACCCTCCTGCAGGCCGCAAAGAACTACTACGCGACGCTCACCCCTGAGCGGCAGGAAGACTTCCGCTTCCTCCACGTCTCCACGGACGAGGTCTACGGCACCCTCGCACCCGAAGACCCCGCCTTCCATGAAAAGACGCCCTACGCCCCCAACAGCCCGTATGCCGCCTCCAAGGCTGCCAGCGATCACCTGGTCCGCGCCTGGTTCCACACCTACGGCCTGCCCACGATCATCACCAACTGCTCCAACAACTACGGCCCGTACCACTTCCCGGAGAAGTTGATCCCGCTGATGATCACGCATGCCCTTGAAGGCAAGCCGCTGCCCATCTACGGCGACGGCCAGCAGATCCGCGACTGGCTCTACGTCCGCGATCACTGCTCCGCCCTCCGCACGGTTCTCGCCACCGGCCGCGTAGGCGAAACCTACAACGTCGGTGGCGGCAACCAGCGCTCGAACCTCCAGGTCGTGAACCGTCTCTGCGAGATCCTCGACGAACTTCGCCCAGACTCGCCCCATGCCCCCCACGCGCAGTTGATCCGGTACGTCACGGACCGCCCCGGCCACGATCGCCGCTACGCCATCGACGCCCGCAAGTTGGAATCCGAGCTCAACTGGCACGCCCAGGAAAGCTTTGAGACCGGCCTCCGCAAGACCGTCGAGTGGTACCTCGCAAACTCCCCCTGGGTCGACAACGTCACCAGCGGCGCATACCAGAACTGGATGGCGCAGAACTACGGCAGCCGGACAGAAGAGGGCAGCAAATGAAGGGAATCATCCTCGCCGGAGGCTCCGGCACGCGGCTTCACCCGGTCACGCAGTCCGTCTCCAAGCAACTCCTGCCGGTCTACGACAAGCCCATGATCTACTACCCGCTCTCGGCCCTTATGCTCACCGGCATCCGCGAGATCCTGATCATCTCCACGCCGGAGGACACCCCGCGCTTCGAGCAGTTGCTCGGCGACGGCAAACGCTGGGGCATCTCCCTCACCTATGCCGTCCAGCCCTCGCCCGATGGCCTCGCCCAGGCCTTCCTCATCGGCAAGGACTTCCTCGCCGGTGAGGGCTGCTGCCTCGTCCTTGGCGACAACATCTTCTACGGCCACGACTTCCCCAAGAACCTCCGCGCTGCCGCGGCCAACGTCAGCGGAGCCACCGTCTTCGCCTACGCCGTCCATGACCCTGAGCGTTACGGCGTCGTGGAGTTCGACGCCAGCGGGAAGGCCATCTCACTGGAAGAGAAGCCCCTCAAGCCCAAGTCCCGCTACGCCGTCACCGGTATCTACTTCTACGACGCCCAGGTCGTCGGCATCGCGGAGAACCTCAAGCCCTCACCTCGCGGCGAGCTCGAGATCACGGACGTCAACCGCTGGTATATGGAGCGCGGACAGCTTCGCACGGAGGTCCTCGGCCGTGGCATGGCGTGGCTGGACACCGGCACCCACGACTCTCTGCTCGACGCCTCGAACTTCATCCAGACCATTGAGAAGCGCCAGGGGCTCAAGGTCTCCTGTCCGGAGGAGATCGCCTTCCGCCTCGGTTATATCGACGCGGAGCAGCTTCGTGTTCTCGCTGGCAAGATCGCCAAGAGCACCTACGGCCAGTACCTTCTGCGCCTCATCGAGGAGCCCGTCTATTAGCCTCGCATCGGAAAGCATGATCCTCCTCACTGGTTCCACCGGCCAGGTCGGCAGCGCGCTGGTGCAGGCCCTCGCTCCGTTCGGCCGGGTCGTCGCACCCACCCGCGCGGAGCTTGACCTCGTCCATCCTGCCTCCGTCCGCGAGTTCGTCCGCAAGGTCAACCCCCGCTGGATCGTCAATCCAGCCGCCTACACCGCCGTCGATAAAGCCGAGTCTGAGACCGCCCAGGCCTACGCGGTCAACGCAGAGCTCCCACGCATCCTCGGCGAAGAGGCCGCGCAGTCCGGCGCAGCCGTCATCCACTTCTCCACCGACTACATCTTCGACGGCGAAGGCACCTTGCCTTACACAGAAAAAGACATCCCCGCCCCCCATAGCATCTACGGCTCTACGAAGCTGGAAGGCGAACGCGCCCTTGCCGCCACCGGTGCCGCCCACCTCATCTTCCGCACCTCCTGGGTCTACGGAGCCACCGGCAAGAACTTCCTCTTGACCATCCTCAACGCCGCCAAGGCACGCCCTGAGCTACGCATCGTCGCAGACCAGCACGGCGCACCCACCTGGTCGCGCGATCTCGCCCGCCTCACGAATCACGCCATCGCCCGCGCAGAGACCCTCGCAAACGGCCGGCCCTTGCCGGAGGCCCTCCAGCCCCTCAGCGGCGTCTACCACGCCTGCGCCGCCGGAGAGACCACATGGTTCGGCTTCGCACAAGCCGCCGTCGAACATGAGCAGCAGCGCGACCCCGCCCAGAAGCTCGCCACCCTCACCCCCATCACCACCGCCGAGTACCCCACCCCCGCACGCCGCCCCGCCAACAGCCGCATGGACACCTCCAAGCTCGGCAGCCTGCTCGGCTTCCACTTCCCGCAGTGGCAGGACTCCCTCAACTCCGTCCTCGCGGAGCTACACCTCTAGTATCCTGAGCCGGATGACAGAATCCACAAGCCGGGCCGCCTGCACTATCGTCTCGCCCAACTATCTCGCCTACGCCCGCACCATCGCCACCTCGTACCTCGCCCAGCACCCGGGCCACCGCTTCTTCGTGCTCCTCGTAGCAGACCTCGCGGATACCACCGCCTTCGCCGCTGAGCCCTACACCGCAGTCGCCGTCAACGAGATTGGCCTCCCGGACCTCCCCGCCGAGGCCATGAAGTACGACATCCTGGAGCTCAACACCAACGTCAAGCCCACCTTCCTCAAGTACCTCATCGCCCGCTACAGCCTCACCCGCCTCGTCTATCTCGACCCCGACATCTTCTGCTACGCCCCCCTCACCCCGGTCTTCGACGCACTCGAAACCCACGACGCCGTCCTCACCCCCCACATCACCACCCCGGTCTTCGACGGCAAGACCCCCGGCGAGCAGGATCTCCTCTTCAACGGCACCTATAACCTCGGCTTCATCGCCGTCCGCAATACGCCGGAGAGCCTGCGTCTGTTGGACTGGTGGGAGCGCCGGTGCCTCGACCTCGGCTACAGTGAAGGCCGCACCGGTCTTTTTGTAGACCAGAAATGGATGAACCTCGCTCCCGGCCTCTTTGAGCAGGTCAAAATTCTCCGCCACCCCGGCTGCAACATGGCGTACTGGAACCTGCACGAGCGTTCCATCGCCGCCTCAGCCCCGGCCTATGCCGTTCGAGGGCCGGACGGCGAATCCCCCCTCTGCTTCTTCCACTTCAGCGGCATCGTCCCCTCGGACCCGGCCGTTCTCTCCAAGCACACGGACCGCTTCACCCTCGCCCAGCGCACCGACCTCACGCAGCTCTTCGCGGACTATAAGGCCCAGGTCCTCGCCAACTCCGGTTCCAGCCTGGAGGCCATCCCTTACGGCTTCGACACCTTCCCGGACGGCACCACCATCACGCGCCTCTGCCGCCGCCTTTACGCAAAGCACCAAGCTCACTTTTCCGACAATCCCTTCATCGGCGCATGGTCGGCCTACGCCCGCAAGCAGGGGCTCGTCGCCGGCAAGGCCGCCCCGCAGAAGGCCACCTGGAAGGACTTCTCCTCCAAGGATCGCCGTGTGGAGATGGTCCACACCCTTCTGCGGACCGCGCTCCGCATCCTCGGCCCCAACCGCTACGAGCTACTTATGCGTTACTTGGCGCACATAGCCGTCCTTCGCAACCAGAGCGTTTTCCTCAACAAAGGCCTGCCGCCGCAGGTGTAGCCGGAGCTAGGGCAGATCGGCCTCGGCAAACGTCTTCCCCAGCGCATCCTTGCCGCTGATGGAGGGCGTAATGCCTTCCAGCGGCCACGGAATCGCCAGGGTCGGGTCGTCCCATTTAACACACCGTTCACCTAACGGATGGTATAAATCAGTCGTCTTATATAGAACCTCAGCAGTCTCAGAGAGTACGAGGAATCCGTGAGCGAAACCTTCGGGAATCCACAAAAGCTCCAGCTCGCCCGCGTCGTTCAGCGGCTTCAGGTCGAACGCGGCCCATTTGCCGAAATCCGGCGACTCACGCCGCAGATCCACCGCGACGTCCCAGATATGACCAGAAAGGCACCGCACCAGCTTCCCCTGCGGCCGCTCCAACTGGTAATGCAGCCCGCGCAGCACGCCTTTTGCAGAAAAAGATTGATTGTCCTGCACGAACTGTGCTGGCAGCCCATTTGCCGCAAACGCCTGCGTATTGAACATTTCCGCGAACCAACCGCGGTCGTCCCCGAACCGGCGGGGACGAATCAGCTTCACATCAAACAGCGGAGTGTCGATTATTTGCATCCCACTATCTTAATTGGGAATGTTGCCTTGATTGAAACTGCTTGCAGATAACTGCTGTTCAGCCTTGTTGCGTCTCGCTCAGTCAAGTAAGCTGGTCAGACAGAACAAGTTGAGGATATCCGAGCGGCACAGGCCCCAACTGTATGACTTGTTGCATTCCCGTTGATTCACTCGCTGCTTGGGGAACGATCCGCCGGATCACACAGGACGGGGACGT is a window of Granulicella tundricola MP5ACTX9 DNA encoding:
- the rfbD gene encoding dTDP-4-dehydrorhamnose reductase; protein product: MILLTGSTGQVGSALVQALAPFGRVVAPTRAELDLVHPASVREFVRKVNPRWIVNPAAYTAVDKAESETAQAYAVNAELPRILGEEAAQSGAAVIHFSTDYIFDGEGTLPYTEKDIPAPHSIYGSTKLEGERALAATGAAHLIFRTSWVYGATGKNFLLTILNAAKARPELRIVADQHGAPTWSRDLARLTNHAIARAETLANGRPLPEALQPLSGVYHACAAGETTWFGFAQAAVEHEQQRDPAQKLATLTPITTAEYPTPARRPANSRMDTSKLGSLLGFHFPQWQDSLNSVLAELHL
- a CDS encoding recombinase family protein — its product is MANGKFISYLRVSTARQGASGLGLEAQREAVSRYLNGGRWTLVQEVMEVESGKRNDRPAIAEALRLCRLHKATLVIAKLDRLARNVHFISSLMKTGVDFIACDFPEANRLTVHILAAVAEHEATMISARTKAALEVAKERGVTLGGMRGNLGRMASMASHGTQRSAIVRADRASKRSADLLPVINELQRGGLRTLREIAEGLNSAGISTARGGKWSATQVMRELRSEANWQDHSRQPR
- a CDS encoding helix-turn-helix domain-containing protein, giving the protein MDALLSIDEAARRLGGLSKYTIHAWLSSGKLKRTKLGSRTMIRESELERIANEGEGGKSAGRVREQASDAA
- a CDS encoding IS5 family transposase — translated: MKQQTFASQSIFEKYGRKSRRELFLDEMEVVVPWPELQALVEPHYPKAGNGRRPVGLAIMLRTYFMQQWFNLSDPGVEEAFYESFTLRRFAGVDLGVAPAPDETTVLRFRHLLEKHDLGGAMLDAVNLHLAARGIRIETGTIVDATIIHAPSSTKNEKKERDPAMRQTRKGKQWYFGLKAHIGVDAKEGHVHSVATSAANVSDVHMLPDLLHGDERKVWGDGGYQGQTKAIRQAAPKAQDMTCKRTRFKNYVDEAAKKKNTTKSKVRAKVEHVFRILKRVFGFDKVRYRGIAKNHHRLCANFALINLYLHRKHLAGTAA
- the rfbC gene encoding dTDP-4-dehydrorhamnose 3,5-epimerase yields the protein MQIIDTPLFDVKLIRPRRFGDDRGWFAEMFNTQAFAANGLPAQFVQDNQSFSAKGVLRGLHYQLERPQGKLVRCLSGHIWDVAVDLRRESPDFGKWAAFDLKPLNDAGELELLWIPEGFAHGFLVLSETAEVLYKTTDLYHPLGERCVKWDDPTLAIPWPLEGITPSISGKDALGKTFAEADLP
- the rfbB gene encoding dTDP-glucose 4,6-dehydratase, with the translated sequence MIDPESILVTGGAGFIGSNFVLDWFAQPAQATRLINLDKLTYAGNPANLESLRGNPGYTFVQGDINDAALVAKLFAEHQPKAIVHFAAESHVDRSIVGPEAFLKTNIDGTFTLLQAAKNYYATLTPERQEDFRFLHVSTDEVYGTLAPEDPAFHEKTPYAPNSPYAASKAASDHLVRAWFHTYGLPTIITNCSNNYGPYHFPEKLIPLMITHALEGKPLPIYGDGQQIRDWLYVRDHCSALRTVLATGRVGETYNVGGGNQRSNLQVVNRLCEILDELRPDSPHAPHAQLIRYVTDRPGHDRRYAIDARKLESELNWHAQESFETGLRKTVEWYLANSPWVDNVTSGAYQNWMAQNYGSRTEEGSK
- the rfbA gene encoding glucose-1-phosphate thymidylyltransferase RfbA codes for the protein MKGIILAGGSGTRLHPVTQSVSKQLLPVYDKPMIYYPLSALMLTGIREILIISTPEDTPRFEQLLGDGKRWGISLTYAVQPSPDGLAQAFLIGKDFLAGEGCCLVLGDNIFYGHDFPKNLRAAAANVSGATVFAYAVHDPERYGVVEFDASGKAISLEEKPLKPKSRYAVTGIYFYDAQVVGIAENLKPSPRGELEITDVNRWYMERGQLRTEVLGRGMAWLDTGTHDSLLDASNFIQTIEKRQGLKVSCPEEIAFRLGYIDAEQLRVLAGKIAKSTYGQYLLRLIEEPVY